A stretch of the Coprobacillus cateniformis genome encodes the following:
- a CDS encoding ABC-F family ATP-binding cassette domain-containing protein, translating to MISTQNVSLQYGDRALFENVSIQFTEGNCYGIIGANGAGKSTFLKILSREIEPNKGDVVITEGQRLSVLKQDHFAYDEQDVLKTVMMGNKRLFEIMQRKEELYSKPDFNDEDGLELADLEGEFLEMDGWNAETDAEILLNGLGVTGEFHHVLMKELGDQQKIKVLLAQALFGNPDILLLDEPTNHLDLKSINWLENFLLNFPNTVIVVSHDRHFLNKVCTHIADIDYSKIQLYVGNYDFWYEYSQMMAKQAKEINKKAEAKKKELEEFIARFSANASKAKQATSRKKLLDNLEMVDVKPSLRRYPFVGFTPDREVGNIVLNVEDLSYELNGEKILNHISFSISPKDKVAFVSDNELAVTTFFKIITGEITDFEGTFQWGVTTSQSYFPKDNNEYFDNCDLSLVDWLRQYAVGDVYDQDLRGWLGRMLFSGEEALKKANVLSGGEKVRCMLAKMMMANCNVLILDEPTNHLDLESIQALNEGLMRFKENILFSSHDHQFVQTIATRVIELNANGCLDRLSSYDEFLEYKEKMEA from the coding sequence ATGATATCAACACAAAATGTTTCATTACAATATGGAGATCGTGCTTTATTTGAGAATGTTTCTATACAGTTTACTGAAGGAAATTGTTATGGAATTATTGGGGCAAATGGAGCTGGGAAATCAACATTTTTAAAAATATTATCTAGAGAAATTGAACCTAATAAAGGTGATGTTGTTATTACAGAAGGACAAAGATTATCTGTTTTAAAACAAGATCATTTTGCTTATGATGAACAAGATGTCTTAAAAACAGTAATGATGGGGAATAAACGTCTTTTTGAGATTATGCAAAGAAAAGAGGAGTTATATAGTAAACCTGACTTTAATGATGAAGATGGTTTAGAATTAGCTGATCTTGAAGGTGAATTCTTAGAAATGGATGGATGGAATGCAGAAACAGATGCTGAAATCTTGCTTAATGGATTAGGTGTAACAGGTGAATTTCATCATGTTCTTATGAAAGAATTGGGAGATCAACAAAAAATTAAAGTTTTATTAGCGCAAGCACTTTTTGGAAATCCTGATATTCTTTTATTAGACGAACCAACAAACCATTTAGATTTAAAAAGTATTAACTGGTTAGAAAACTTTTTATTAAATTTCCCAAATACTGTTATTGTCGTTTCTCATGATAGACACTTTTTAAATAAAGTGTGTACACATATTGCAGATATTGATTATAGTAAAATTCAATTGTATGTAGGAAATTATGATTTCTGGTATGAATATTCTCAGATGATGGCAAAACAAGCAAAAGAAATTAACAAAAAGGCAGAAGCAAAGAAAAAAGAATTGGAAGAATTTATAGCTCGTTTTAGTGCTAATGCTTCTAAAGCAAAACAAGCAACATCACGTAAAAAATTATTAGATAATTTAGAAATGGTTGATGTCAAGCCTTCTTTAAGAAGATATCCTTTTGTTGGATTTACACCTGATAGAGAAGTTGGAAATATTGTCTTAAATGTTGAAGATTTATCATATGAATTGAATGGAGAAAAGATTTTAAATCATATATCTTTCTCTATTTCACCTAAAGATAAAGTTGCATTTGTTTCGGATAATGAACTTGCTGTAACAACATTCTTTAAAATTATTACAGGTGAAATTACTGATTTTGAAGGAACTTTCCAATGGGGAGTGACAACATCTCAGTCTTATTTTCCTAAAGATAATAACGAATATTTCGATAATTGTGATTTATCTCTTGTAGATTGGCTTAGACAATATGCGGTTGGAGATGTATACGATCAAGATTTAAGAGGTTGGTTAGGAAGAATGTTATTCTCTGGTGAAGAAGCTTTAAAGAAGGCTAATGTTTTATCAGGTGGAGAAAAAGTAAGATGTATGTTAGCGAAAATGATGATGGCTAACTGCAATGTCTTAATTTTAGATGAACCAACAAACCATTTAGATTTGGAATCAATTCAAGCATTAAATGAAGGTTTAATGAGATTTAAAGAAAATATTCTTTTCTCATCTCATGACCATCAATTTGTACAAACTATCGCAACACGTGTTATTGAATTGAATGCAAATGGATGTTTAGATCGTTTATCATCATATGATGAGTTCTTAGAGTATAAGGAAAAGATGGAAGCATAA
- a CDS encoding leucine-rich repeat protein — translation MDGDNTVLTSITLPDILKSIESAAFKNCKNLTSIELPDGITVIKDAAFEGCSGLKTIKFPSQLTDIRTGAFRDCSRLESIHIPDSVTKIQNNVFLNCRSLVSVVFPKNIQLLGGSSFWYCNQLEEVTLPNGIETINKNTFQYDPNLSKVLIMTGARDEVINDQILTAINTTTTNVGHPIQIYRGVAHIQAKQVAMTTTLNSTVNLNDYFKTSFAVYDESGQSSSVMTIPENYKNVEYQLVGQHSDKTQIIGNQLFISDEEKNQLQIEANLNGHTDNMSINIDRLDIMGIEIVQMPYKTTYTEGEIFDPAGLKVKVNYSNGSHKIVEYDNVSQSDFNFSIARALMVSDKDILVQFAGQSIEFDITVLKKPIINDSQNNNSQTNDSQNSGSLEEQTQNQSQTPVTSDNTFVLGLSLLMMLSTAIIIISKKMKREN, via the coding sequence GTGGATGGAGATAATACTGTTTTAACATCAATTACACTGCCAGATATTTTAAAGAGTATAGAGAGTGCTGCTTTTAAAAATTGTAAAAATTTAACATCAATTGAACTTCCTGATGGTATAACAGTTATAAAAGATGCTGCATTTGAAGGGTGTTCAGGTTTAAAAACGATAAAATTTCCAAGTCAATTAACAGATATTAGAACTGGGGCATTTCGTGATTGTAGTAGACTAGAGTCTATTCACATTCCTGATAGTGTGACAAAGATACAAAATAATGTTTTTCTCAATTGCCGTTCATTGGTATCTGTTGTGTTTCCTAAAAATATACAATTGTTGGGTGGATCATCATTTTGGTATTGTAATCAATTAGAGGAAGTGACATTACCAAATGGCATTGAAACAATAAATAAAAATACTTTTCAGTATGATCCCAATTTATCAAAGGTTTTAATTATGACTGGTGCAAGAGATGAAGTGATAAATGATCAGATTCTTACAGCTATAAATACAACTACAACAAATGTAGGGCATCCCATACAAATATATCGTGGTGTAGCTCATATTCAAGCAAAGCAAGTTGCAATGACAACAACTTTAAATAGTACAGTTAATTTAAACGATTATTTTAAGACCTCGTTTGCTGTTTATGATGAAAGTGGACAGTCTTCATCAGTGATGACAATACCAGAAAATTATAAAAATGTTGAATATCAACTGGTTGGTCAACATTCAGATAAGACACAAATCATAGGGAATCAATTATTTATTAGTGATGAAGAAAAAAATCAGTTGCAAATTGAAGCTAACCTCAATGGACATACTGACAACATGAGTATAAATATTGATAGACTTGATATCATGGGTATAGAAATAGTACAAATGCCATATAAAACGACTTATACAGAAGGAGAAATCTTTGATCCAGCTGGTCTAAAGGTAAAAGTGAATTATAGTAATGGTAGCCATAAGATAGTTGAATATGATAATGTTTCTCAAAGTGACTTCAATTTTTCTATTGCTAGAGCATTAATGGTAAGTGATAAGGATATATTGGTGCAATTTGCTGGACAATCCATTGAATTTGATATTACAGTTTTAAAGAAGCCTATTATTAATGATTCACAAAACAATAATTCACAAACCAATGACTCTCAAAATAGTGGTTCTTTAGAAGAACAAACTCAGAATCAAAGTCAAACACCTGTGACAAGTGATAATACATTTGTTTTAGGATTGAGTCTTTTGATGATGTTGAGTACAGCAATTATAATAATAAGTAAGAAAATGAAAAGAGAAAACTAA
- a CDS encoding polysaccharide deacetylase, whose amino-acid sequence MKKILFSIIGVLAVILVVYFVKQPRIHFFQDEIHLSLYDEVKPYEYIEEVSHMNIKEIQIENHVNNEKIGEYKIEYIYHDKVFTLKVFIDDTTPPQFETVNTKILRNDSVDPKTLVKNIQDDSETIVYFKEDYLFNEIKTYRVIVVVEDAFENKTEKNAYVLVEERDTEPPTITGLDKLTMLIGDKIDLKKGIVIKDDHDKNPTLTIDDSNLNIRKTGEYEVYYHVEDHNGNKETYTRDVEVLSQYDNREAKKDGVKTCYLTFDDGPSPNTKKILEILDEYHIKATFFVTGTSPKDAHYIKEAYQKGHTIGLHTYSHDYELIYSSLKNYINDLNKIKELVYEQTGEYTTYMRFPGGSSNLVSKKYNVGIMKRLTHKVIDLGYQYYDWTCINGDGEGIKTIKGLKKKAIEEVNGQEDIMFLMHDSANQGNTVKALPAILDYLIKKGYQFEVVDQYSPTFHHTVQN is encoded by the coding sequence ATGAAGAAAATTCTTTTTTCCATAATTGGAGTATTAGCAGTTATATTGGTTGTTTATTTTGTAAAACAACCACGTATTCATTTTTTTCAAGATGAAATCCATTTATCATTATATGATGAGGTCAAACCATATGAATATATTGAAGAAGTTTCACACATGAATATTAAAGAGATACAAATAGAAAATCATGTTAATAATGAAAAGATAGGAGAATATAAGATTGAATATATCTATCATGATAAAGTCTTTACTTTAAAGGTTTTTATTGATGATACTACGCCTCCTCAATTCGAAACAGTCAATACTAAAATATTAAGAAATGATAGTGTTGATCCTAAAACATTGGTTAAAAATATCCAAGATGATTCAGAGACTATTGTTTATTTTAAAGAAGATTATCTCTTTAATGAAATCAAAACATATCGAGTTATTGTTGTTGTGGAAGATGCATTTGAAAACAAAACAGAAAAAAATGCTTATGTGTTGGTAGAAGAACGGGACACTGAACCTCCCACAATAACTGGTTTAGATAAATTAACAATGTTAATAGGTGATAAGATTGATTTAAAAAAAGGCATTGTCATAAAGGATGATCATGATAAAAATCCAACTTTAACAATTGATGATTCGAATTTGAATATTCGAAAAACAGGTGAATATGAAGTTTATTATCATGTTGAAGACCATAATGGTAATAAAGAAACATATACTAGAGATGTTGAAGTTTTAAGTCAATATGATAATCGAGAAGCTAAGAAAGATGGTGTGAAAACTTGTTATCTTACATTTGATGATGGACCATCACCAAATACCAAGAAAATATTAGAAATCTTAGATGAATACCATATTAAGGCAACTTTTTTTGTGACAGGGACTTCACCTAAAGATGCTCATTATATTAAAGAGGCTTATCAAAAAGGACATACAATAGGATTGCATACGTATAGTCATGATTATGAATTGATATATAGTTCTCTTAAAAATTATATAAATGATTTAAATAAAATTAAGGAACTGGTTTATGAACAAACAGGTGAATATACCACCTATATGCGTTTCCCAGGGGGATCAAGTAATCTTGTTTCTAAAAAATATAATGTTGGAATTATGAAGAGACTAACACATAAAGTGATAGATTTAGGATATCAATATTATGATTGGACTTGTATTAATGGAGATGGAGAAGGAATTAAAACAATTAAAGGTCTTAAGAAGAAAGCGATTGAAGAGGTAAATGGCCAAGAAGATATTATGTTTTTAATGCATGACAGTGCTAATCAGGGAAATACAGTGAAAGCTTTACCTGCTATATTGGATTATCTTATTAAAAAAGGTTATCAATTTGAAGTTGTTGATCAATATTCACCGACATTTCATCATACAGTTCAAAATTAA
- a CDS encoding UDP-N-acetylmuramoyl-L-alanyl-D-glutamate--2,6-diaminopimelate ligase produces MKLKQLLNEMNYQVLQGDLNQEVSQIDYDSRTVQDRSLFVCIPGANVDGHDFIDQVINRGARVIVVEHDVPFQEGITYIRVKEARLALALLSCAFFEHPSRQMTVIGITGTKGKTTTSYMMESILEKANKKVGIIGTIGSIVNGEFQKTKNTTPESFELQRLMRQMVECGCEYCVMEVSSQGLMLNRVAGIDFDYGVFTNLSPDHIGEHEHHSFEHYMACKKMLFQMCKVGIFNRDDEHYEDMIKGAKCDIKTYSLHQQSDLKASQIHLSQGTGTLGVSFQTSGLIDANFETDIPGHFSVYNSLVAIILCHLLGIETNYIKEALKKVRVRGRVEIVPVGQKYTVMIDYAHNALSFESILQTIMDYQPHRILCVYGAGGHRDVKRRYDVGEIVAKYKAFSILTADNPRGENVSQICEDIVTGIHRVGGDYVIIEDRKEAIHYALEHAEANDVILCLGKGHEDYQILQNEPLPFSEKQIIEDYFHI; encoded by the coding sequence ATGAAATTAAAACAATTGTTAAATGAAATGAATTATCAAGTCTTACAAGGTGATTTGAATCAGGAAGTGAGTCAAATTGATTATGATTCAAGAACTGTTCAAGATAGAAGTTTGTTTGTATGTATTCCTGGTGCTAATGTTGATGGACATGATTTTATTGATCAGGTTATCAATAGAGGCGCACGTGTCATTGTTGTTGAACATGATGTTCCTTTTCAAGAAGGCATTACATACATTCGTGTAAAGGAAGCAAGATTGGCATTGGCACTTTTATCATGTGCTTTTTTTGAACATCCTAGTCGTCAAATGACCGTTATTGGTATTACTGGAACAAAAGGAAAAACCACAACATCTTATATGATGGAATCGATTTTAGAAAAAGCGAACAAAAAAGTTGGTATTATTGGAACAATAGGTTCAATTGTGAATGGAGAGTTCCAAAAAACCAAAAACACAACTCCAGAATCTTTTGAACTTCAAAGACTCATGAGACAAATGGTAGAATGTGGCTGTGAATATTGCGTTATGGAAGTCTCATCACAAGGATTGATGTTAAATCGTGTAGCTGGAATTGATTTTGATTATGGTGTTTTTACAAATCTTTCACCAGATCATATTGGTGAACATGAGCATCATTCTTTTGAACATTATATGGCATGTAAGAAAATGCTATTTCAAATGTGTAAAGTCGGAATCTTCAATCGTGATGATGAACATTATGAAGATATGATTAAAGGAGCAAAGTGTGATATAAAGACTTATTCATTACATCAACAAAGTGATTTAAAAGCATCGCAAATTCATTTGTCTCAAGGAACAGGCACTTTAGGTGTTTCTTTCCAAACATCAGGACTCATTGATGCGAATTTTGAAACAGATATTCCTGGTCATTTTAGTGTTTATAATTCACTTGTAGCGATTATCCTTTGTCATCTGTTAGGGATTGAAACAAATTATATAAAAGAAGCATTAAAGAAAGTAAGAGTACGTGGTCGAGTTGAAATTGTACCTGTTGGCCAAAAATATACAGTGATGATAGATTATGCTCATAATGCATTATCATTTGAAAGTATTCTCCAAACAATTATGGATTATCAACCACATCGTATACTTTGTGTCTATGGTGCAGGGGGACATCGTGATGTGAAACGTCGTTATGATGTAGGAGAAATTGTTGCTAAATATAAAGCCTTTTCTATATTGACCGCTGATAATCCACGTGGTGAAAATGTCTCTCAAATTTGTGAGGATATTGTGACTGGTATTCATCGTGTGGGTGGCGATTATGTCATTATTGAAGATCGTAAAGAAGCTATTCATTATGCATTAGAACATGCTGAAGCGAATGATGTTATTTTATGTTTAGGAAAAGGACATGAGGATTATCAGATATTGCAAAATGAACCTCTACCATTTAGTGAAAAACAGATTATTGAAGATTATTTTCATATATAG
- a CDS encoding PTS transporter subunit IIC, producing the protein MARSSQKENYIVKTLNGMAYGFFASLIIGTILKQIGYAIHWNDLVTWGQMASYLMGPAIGVGIAFVLDAKGLNMIAAVIAGAIGAGTFSISHGNVAVVVGNPISAYLAVILAVEATRLVQEKTPLDILLVPFTSILCAGLMTKFIGPYITQVIVWIGNLINQGVNMQPIFMGMVVAVLMGMALTAPISSAAIGIMLGLDGLAAGAALAGCCAQMVGLAIMSMDDNSIGDVIAIGVGTSMLQFKNIVKRPIIWLPPIIASLITGVISSAILGIKCTAVGSGMGTAGLVGILEAVQVMGTSYWLPLIILDIIVPMAICWSMYRAFRKLNYIKSGDMKLTRL; encoded by the coding sequence ATGGCACGTTCATCACAAAAAGAAAATTATATTGTGAAAACATTAAATGGTATGGCTTATGGTTTTTTTGCAAGTTTAATTATAGGAACAATTTTAAAACAGATTGGATATGCAATTCATTGGAATGATCTTGTGACATGGGGACAGATGGCTTCTTATTTAATGGGACCTGCGATTGGTGTAGGGATTGCTTTTGTATTAGATGCCAAAGGATTAAATATGATTGCAGCGGTTATTGCTGGAGCAATTGGTGCAGGGACATTTTCAATCAGTCATGGGAATGTTGCAGTTGTTGTAGGAAATCCAATTTCTGCTTATTTAGCTGTGATTTTAGCTGTAGAAGCAACAAGACTGGTTCAAGAGAAAACGCCTTTAGATATCCTGCTTGTCCCTTTTACATCTATTCTTTGTGCTGGGCTTATGACAAAGTTCATTGGTCCATATATAACTCAAGTCATTGTATGGATAGGCAATTTGATTAATCAAGGTGTAAATATGCAACCTATATTCATGGGAATGGTTGTTGCTGTTCTTATGGGGATGGCTTTAACGGCACCAATATCTTCTGCAGCAATAGGTATTATGTTAGGGTTAGATGGTCTTGCAGCTGGAGCGGCTTTGGCAGGATGCTGCGCACAGATGGTTGGCTTGGCTATTATGTCAATGGATGATAATTCAATTGGGGATGTCATTGCAATCGGAGTGGGAACAAGTATGTTACAGTTCAAAAATATTGTCAAGCGCCCTATTATTTGGTTACCTCCAATCATTGCTAGTCTTATAACAGGAGTTATATCAAGTGCTATTTTAGGAATAAAATGTACTGCTGTTGGTTCGGGTATGGGAACAGCAGGTTTGGTAGGTATTTTAGAGGCTGTTCAAGTGATGGGAACGTCATACTGGCTTCCATTGATCATCTTAGATATTATTGTTCCTATGGCAATTTGTTGGAGTATGTATCGTGCCTTCCGTAAATTAAATTACATAAAAAGTGGCGATATGAAACTGACAAGGTTATAA
- a CDS encoding MATE family efflux transporter, whose amino-acid sequence MRKFFGNKAFYKATLAIALPIMAQQFVTSFVNLIDNIMIGSVGSLALTSVTVANRVYLIFNSTMFGICGAAGIFIAQYYGAKNKEKCQKILNINLVCGFLVAALFVFALLIVPRQLMEIFSSQPVVIEESLKYLQYAVLTYVPFAFSFSIMMALRAVGINKIQLLVGVITVATNTTLNYMLIFGHFGFPVLGVQGVAIATAIARFVEMFIYMVILLRKKHMFHFSIHGLLHLDMSLICSMVRKAIPLTVNEILYSLGLTMIFLSYMRCDESLISGISVVDTVMQIAYIVFGGLSSAISILIGNRLGANEIEEAKTNSYRLLTFGVMIGIVMGTTLIFVAPVIASFYNVEDIIKQTIVSLLSIKSILLPIYVYNVCIFFTLRAGGDTFSTMLMDSGFLWCAGVLLSTLLSVFFDIPLVMLYAIVESCDLLKLFVATYFFKKGRWAKNMTISHEVVY is encoded by the coding sequence ATGAGGAAGTTTTTTGGAAATAAAGCTTTTTATAAAGCAACACTTGCGATTGCATTGCCAATTATGGCTCAACAGTTTGTGACAAGTTTTGTTAACTTGATAGATAATATTATGATAGGAAGTGTTGGGAGTTTAGCCTTAACATCTGTCACAGTTGCTAATCGTGTTTATTTGATATTTAATTCTACTATGTTTGGAATTTGTGGGGCAGCTGGTATCTTTATTGCTCAATACTATGGTGCTAAAAATAAGGAAAAATGTCAAAAGATTTTGAATATTAACTTGGTTTGTGGTTTTTTGGTTGCTGCTTTATTTGTTTTTGCTTTACTCATTGTTCCTCGACAGCTTATGGAAATATTTTCAAGTCAACCTGTTGTTATTGAGGAAAGTTTAAAATATTTACAGTATGCAGTTCTTACATATGTTCCATTTGCCTTTAGTTTTAGTATTATGATGGCACTTAGAGCAGTAGGTATTAATAAAATACAATTATTGGTTGGTGTAATTACTGTTGCTACCAATACAACTTTAAATTACATGCTGATATTTGGTCATTTTGGTTTTCCAGTATTAGGTGTACAGGGAGTGGCGATTGCAACAGCGATTGCTCGTTTTGTTGAAATGTTTATTTATATGGTTATTTTGTTGAGAAAGAAACATATGTTTCATTTTTCCATTCATGGTTTATTGCATTTAGATATGAGTTTGATCTGTTCAATGGTTAGAAAGGCAATTCCTTTAACAGTTAATGAAATTCTTTATTCCCTAGGTTTAACCATGATTTTTCTTTCTTATATGCGTTGTGATGAAAGTTTGATTTCAGGAATAAGTGTTGTTGATACTGTTATGCAAATTGCTTATATAGTTTTTGGAGGATTATCAAGTGCTATTTCTATATTAATTGGAAATCGTTTAGGAGCAAACGAAATTGAAGAAGCAAAAACGAATTCTTATAGACTATTAACATTTGGAGTTATGATTGGTATTGTTATGGGAACAACATTGATATTTGTAGCACCAGTTATTGCTTCTTTCTATAATGTAGAGGATATTATTAAACAGACAATTGTTTCTTTATTATCAATAAAATCTATCCTTTTGCCTATTTATGTTTATAATGTATGTATTTTCTTTACACTTAGGGCAGGAGGTGATACCTTTTCAACAATGTTAATGGATTCGGGGTTTTTATGGTGTGCAGGTGTTTTATTGTCAACTCTCTTGTCAGTGTTTTTTGATATTCCATTGGTTATGCTTTATGCCATCGTTGAATCGTGTGACCTTCTTAAATTGTTTGTTGCGACATATTTCTTTAAGAAGGGAAGATGGGCTAAAAATATGACAATTAGTCATGAAGTCGTTTATTGA
- a CDS encoding putative ABC transporter permease, whose protein sequence is MEKYVSSLIISFFIYGFAGWIWESFICPLMTGHKIKNSGFLNGPIVPIYGVGALVVSLLFSPSESYLSIFIEGAFVACVIEYFTSWAMEALYHRRWWDYDDKAFNVNGRVCLEGFLIFGLFSVIAVKFIQPTLLSMIMVHGEVPLIMLATILCAILLVDLGITITTLANLEKRIDEFVRDAEEYAQRVLDGFEQGKKSIIEILETIRLTDSSAYQEFLKQKKFAEKRILKAFPALTNKKKK, encoded by the coding sequence ATGGAGAAATATGTCAGTTCACTCATAATATCATTTTTTATATATGGTTTTGCAGGTTGGATTTGGGAATCTTTTATTTGCCCTTTAATGACAGGGCATAAGATAAAGAACAGTGGCTTTTTAAATGGACCGATAGTGCCTATTTATGGGGTTGGTGCATTAGTCGTTTCATTGTTATTTTCACCATCAGAAAGTTATTTATCTATTTTTATAGAAGGTGCCTTTGTTGCTTGTGTAATTGAATATTTTACTTCTTGGGCAATGGAAGCTCTCTATCATAGACGCTGGTGGGATTATGATGATAAAGCCTTTAATGTTAATGGTCGTGTATGTCTAGAAGGATTTTTGATTTTTGGTCTTTTTAGTGTTATAGCAGTCAAGTTTATTCAACCTACTTTATTATCAATGATTATGGTTCATGGGGAGGTTCCTTTGATCATGCTAGCGACCATACTGTGTGCTATTTTGCTTGTTGATTTGGGAATTACTATCACAACATTAGCGAATTTAGAGAAGCGTATTGATGAATTTGTTAGGGATGCTGAAGAGTATGCACAAAGAGTTCTTGATGGATTTGAACAAGGGAAAAAGAGTATTATAGAGATCTTAGAAACAATTAGATTAACTGATTCTAGTGCATATCAGGAATTTCTAAAACAAAAGAAATTTGCTGAAAAACGTATATTAAAAGCATTCCCTGCATTAACAAATAAGAAGAAAAAATAA
- a CDS encoding tyrosine-type recombinase/integrase, with amino-acid sequence MKFKELYCVYIESVQLELKRTTIDSIEYRYKNRLDERFGNLDIESITIDMVREYQKEMLYQDNLSAEYINRIIGIMRQILDCGVTRNLVKENVLVKIKKVKDQYRIDKKQVIWDLDVFRTFDSYIADDMDKLLFNMLYFLGLRKGELLSLKWSNINFEKKIVNVISTAVQIVGKGQIVTTPKTNHSIRGICMNDTLFEMLSNYYFKMKLQYDVVNHLYIFGSNKMISFSALDRKLAKYLKLSGVEKINLHGFRHSHATMLASLTTDIKSISDRLGHESVDVTLNEYIHSNDFAQKELADLIENEVIQNDNTLGFENFTSYLENILLKEITKDSYKESEIKHMINIYNYVKKQEFNY; translated from the coding sequence ATGAAATTTAAAGAATTATATTGTGTGTATATTGAAAGTGTTCAATTGGAGTTAAAAAGAACAACGATTGATAGTATAGAATATAGATATAAAAATAGATTAGATGAAAGATTTGGAAATTTAGATATTGAATCTATTACAATTGATATGGTAAGGGAGTACCAAAAAGAAATGTTGTATCAAGATAATTTAAGCGCAGAATATATAAATCGTATTATTGGTATAATGAGACAAATTTTAGATTGTGGAGTAACAAGAAACTTAGTAAAAGAAAATGTTTTAGTAAAGATAAAAAAAGTAAAAGATCAATATAGAATTGATAAAAAACAAGTGATTTGGGATTTAGATGTTTTTAGAACGTTTGATAGTTATATTGCTGATGATATGGATAAATTGTTATTTAACATGTTATATTTCTTAGGATTAAGAAAAGGTGAATTATTATCGTTGAAGTGGTCAAATATAAACTTTGAAAAGAAAATTGTGAACGTAATATCCACAGCGGTTCAAATCGTTGGAAAAGGACAAATAGTAACAACACCTAAGACCAATCACTCTATTAGAGGAATTTGTATGAATGATACTTTATTTGAAATGCTAAGTAATTATTATTTTAAAATGAAATTACAATATGATGTAGTTAATCATTTATACATATTTGGAAGTAATAAAATGATTAGTTTTTCTGCCCTAGATCGTAAGTTGGCTAAATATTTGAAGTTATCAGGTGTTGAGAAAATTAATTTACATGGGTTTAGACACAGTCATGCGACTATGCTTGCGAGTTTAACGACAGACATTAAATCAATTAGTGATAGATTAGGTCACGAGAGTGTTGATGTTACATTAAATGAATATATACATTCAAATGATTTTGCTCAAAAAGAGTTGGCTGATCTTATTGAAAATGAAGTTATACAAAATGATAATACTTTAGGTTTTGAAAACTTTACTTCATATTTGGAAAATATTTTGTTAAAAGAGATTACTAAAGACTCATATAAAGAAAGTGAAATTAAACATATGATTAATATATATAACTATGTTAAAAAACAAGAATTTAATTATTGA